Below is a genomic region from Telmatobacter sp. DSM 110680.
ATCCGTCGAGTACCGAGATCCGATTAGTGGTGAGGAGAAGTAGCCATGCCTGGTCTGGAACGGTAGGATATCGAAGTTTGGCAAATGCGAGCCATGCGTTTCGATACTTCAGCCATGCGCGTTCAGCATTGCGAATTCCGTCGGGTTGGACCGCGCCGTATTCGGACTTGTGCTGCTCGGCATCGGTCAGAGCTTTGCGATACTCGGAGTTGAGCCGAGCGTCGGCATATTGAAAATCCTGAGCAGATATCTTCGGGTACTTGCCGGATTCGAATGTCCGCAATGCTTCGATGAAGTCATCTCGTAGAGTGTCTTCCGCATCGATCTGAAACATGGCTCGCGCGGTGCCGCTCAAGTCGATCTCGCCTCTCGCGTGAGCTTCCGCATACGCTGCCTCCGCTTTTCGAAGTGTTTCGAAAAGCTCCTTTTGTTCCAGAGTGAATGGAGCGGCGATCTCTTTCAGAATGGTTGATCGTTTCTGGTCCTGAAACTCACTGCCGCGCGCGGCGCAAAAACCTCCCATGAATCCGCTAGTTATGTCATCGCAAAAATCAAACTTCGCCTTGGCAGAAGCATTCTTTTTGAGCGAGGCGACGTGATCTAGTCGATATTTGATCTCGGCAGGAGCTCCGCCAGCTTCACAGACGAATTTCTGCGCCAGCGTGAGGTTTTGCGAAACGCCTTCGCTGTTAGCGTATAGAACTGAGAGCATCGCGGAGCCGCCAAATACACTCGCGATCGTATATCTCGGCTCCAGATTGGCTTGTTGAGCCAGGCGCTCGGACCATGCGCACTGACGAGCGGCGGCGTAGTCGATTTTGGTACCGACGCCAGAGTAGAGCTTGTAAGAGTTGCAGTCGGGCCATTTCGCAGGCGCTGTGACAGTAGTGGCTTCAACTGGTAGCGGAGTCTGGAGGTATTGCCTGCACTTGGCTTGCGTCGAGTCATCGGCATTTTCCGGTTGAGCAATAGCGACGGGCATTGAGCAGGCTAACAGCAGTGCAAACCAAATTGGCCGGGGTTTCATGTGGAAAGGATAGCGGAGAGGATTGTGCCTAGTCAGTGGTTCGCAGGGTGCGGAAGAAAGGGTAACCGCAGATCTTTCGCATTCGGTCGAAGTGACTTTCGCTCAAGTTGACAGGCTGTTATTGAAATCCTCTTTTGGGGCTAATCGAACAGCGCGCCGGATTCGTCTGGATTGGGGTAGGTGGGTTGTCCTTTGATGACTTTGAGGAAGGGCGTAAGCTTATGCTCTTTGGCGGGGGCGGCGGTGAGGATGTCGCGAACCTGCCAGCCGTTAAGCATCATGGCGTCTGCGATTAGGGAGCGGTGGCAGCGCCAGGGGACGGCTTCGGCGCACATGATGGCGGTGGGAGAGGTGCTTGCGATTTCGGTGAGGGCGGCGAGGCCTTCGGCGAATTGCGGAGTCGCCATATAGTCGGCGTAACCGCGGAAGGATGCGTTGCGCCAGCCGGTGTTGATGGAGTTCTTGCGGGTGGAGCGGCGGCCTCCGAGGGACTTGAGATGCGTGTAGTCGATGTTGGCGGCGTGAAGCGAGGACGCGAGTTCGTCGGTGTTGAATTGCGGAACGTGGCGGGATTTGGGGATGGAGCGGACATCGACGAGATGCTGTACGTTGTGCGAGTTCAGCAATGCGATGAACTCTTCGATGGAGTGGGTGGAGTGGCCGATGGTGAAGAGGACGTTGAGCGCCACAGCCTTATCGTACTGCGAGTTGTTGAGCAGGTCCGTCGACTGCGCTCAGGATTACGGGTGCTTTGTCTCGCTTTTGTGCTTTCCCACTCATGACGCGACGAAACCGCGTCATGAATGGGGTACCCAGGCACCCAGGATCTTGCGGATTGATGCCAAGGGGAAAAGTTACTCCTGCGGCTTGGCTCAAGATGACGGGCTTGGGGTCGGCTAGAATGCAACAAGCCGAATGAGCTCTTCCCCCGTACAGAAAAAGCGCATCAATACGCCGCGACAGGTTTTGTTTGCGAGCCTGGTGGGGACTGCTGTCGAGTTTTTTGATTTCTACATCTATGCAACGGCGGCGGTGCTGGTATTTCCGCGGCTGTTCTTTCCTGCGACGGATCCGGCGTCGTCGGTGCTGGCATCGCTGGCTACATTTGCGATTGCGTTTGTGGCGCGGCCGATCGGGTCCGCGCTTTTTGGACACTTCGGAGATCGCATCGGGCGTAAGCGAACGCTGGTGCTGGCGTTGTTGACGATGGGTATTTCAACGTTCGTGATTGGGATGTTGCCGTCGTATAAGTCAATTGGATTGGTGGCACCGTTATTGTTGGCGCTATGCCGGTTCGGGCAGGGAATCGGGCTTGGCGGGGAGTGGGGTGGAGCGATTTTGCTGGCGGTGGAGAATGCTCCAGCGAACAAGCGCGCACTCTATGGGATGTTTCCGCAACTCGGGGCTCCTCTGGGTTTTCTGCTTTCGGGCGGGATTTTCCTTGTGCTTTCGCGATGGCTGACGGACACACAGTTTTTCGCATTTGGATGGAGGCTGCCGTTTCTGGCCAGCGCTGTGCTGGTGTTGCTGGGTCTTTACGTGCGGCTGTCGATCACGGAGACGCCAGTGTTTGCTGCTGCATTGAAGCGGGCAAAGCCGGTGGAGGTTCCCATTGCGACGGTGTTTCGGCTGCACACGAAGCAAGTGATTGCAGGAATTATGGTGTGCATGGCGACGTTTGTTTTGTTTTACCTGATGACAGTGTTTGCGCTGTCGTGGGGGACGACGGCGCTGCATTACAACCGGGCAAATTTTCTGGTCTTGCAACTGATTGGAGTGGTGTTTTTCGGGCTGACGATTCCACTGTCAGCGTGGTTGGCGGAACGGGGGCGAAGGCCGGTGATGTTTGTGGTGTCGGCGTTGATCGCGGTGTTTGGCTTATTTATGGCGCGACTATTTTCTGCAGGACCTCACGGTGCGCTGACGATGATGGTGCTGGGACTGGCGCTGATGGGAGTTACGTATGGGCCTTTGGGAACGGTGGTGTCAGAGTTGTTTCCCACCTCGGTGCGATATACGGGATCGTCCCTGGCATTCAGTATGGCGGGGATTCTAGGTGCATCGCTGGCGCCATACATCGCGACGTGGCTGGCAAATAAATACGGGCTTCCGTTTGTGGGGTACTACCTGACAGCATCGGCTGTTGTGTCGTTTGTGGGGTTGCTGATGATTCGCGAGACGAGCGGGGATGACCTTGGGGTGACGGTGGAATAAGTGGGGGTGAGTGCTTCGCGCCTGCAATGATCTTTGGCTACATGTCCTAAGCTAAAGGTATGGTGGATTATCCTGCGGATTCTGTTCCGGATGCAAAACCCTCTTCGATGCTGGTGCGCGATGCGGCCAAAGCAGCGGACACGTTTTTTGATGTTCTGGTGATCGGCGCTGGGCCGACGGGGCTGGCGTGCGCCATCGAAGTACAGAAGGCCGGCTTCACGGTAGCGTTGGTGGACAAGGGATGCATCTGCAATTCTCTGTTTCACTATCCATCGCACATGACGTTCTTCACTACGCCTGAATTGCTGGAGATTGGCGGGATTCCGTTTCCCAGTCCGAATCCGAAGCCGACTCGCAATGAGGCGCTGCAGTATTACCGTCTGGTGGCCGCTCATTACAAGCTGGACGTGCGGCAATATGAACGCGTGGAGCGTGTGATGGGCGAGGACGGTGAATTCACGGTGCGGACGGAGGATCGCTTTGGGCGGACTGGCGCGTTGCGGGCGCGGAAGTTGATCGTCTCAACGGGGTACTACGACCTGCCGAATCTGATGTGCATTCCGGGTGAGTCTCTGAGCAAGGTTTTTCATTATTACAACGATCCGCATCCGTATTTCGATATGGATGTGGTGGTGATTGGCGGAAAGAATTCCTCCGCGATTGCGGCGCTGGAATTGTGGCGTAGCGGAGCTCGGGTAACGCTGGTGCATCGGCATGAAGGGATGCATCGGCATGTGAAGTACTGGATCAAGCCCGACATTGAGAATCGCATCAAGAACGGCGAGATTGAAGCGTACTTCAA
It encodes:
- a CDS encoding lysozyme inhibitor LprI family protein produces the protein MPVAIAQPENADDSTQAKCRQYLQTPLPVEATTVTAPAKWPDCNSYKLYSGVGTKIDYAAARQCAWSERLAQQANLEPRYTIASVFGGSAMLSVLYANSEGVSQNLTLAQKFVCEAGGAPAEIKYRLDHVASLKKNASAKAKFDFCDDITSGFMGGFCAARGSEFQDQKRSTILKEIAAPFTLEQKELFETLRKAEAAYAEAHARGEIDLSGTARAMFQIDAEDTLRDDFIEALRTFESGKYPKISAQDFQYADARLNSEYRKALTDAEQHKSEYGAVQPDGIRNAERAWLKYRNAWLAFAKLRYPTVPDQAWLLLLTTNRISVLDGSFCDMDAVEPPCAPQGDTWKPRPLP
- a CDS encoding DUF488 domain-containing protein; translation: MALNVLFTIGHSTHSIEEFIALLNSHNVQHLVDVRSIPKSRHVPQFNTDELASSLHAANIDYTHLKSLGGRRSTRKNSINTGWRNASFRGYADYMATPQFAEGLAALTEIASTSPTAIMCAEAVPWRCHRSLIADAMMLNGWQVRDILTAAPAKEHKLTPFLKVIKGQPTYPNPDESGALFD
- a CDS encoding MFS transporter, with product MSSSPVQKKRINTPRQVLFASLVGTAVEFFDFYIYATAAVLVFPRLFFPATDPASSVLASLATFAIAFVARPIGSALFGHFGDRIGRKRTLVLALLTMGISTFVIGMLPSYKSIGLVAPLLLALCRFGQGIGLGGEWGGAILLAVENAPANKRALYGMFPQLGAPLGFLLSGGIFLVLSRWLTDTQFFAFGWRLPFLASAVLVLLGLYVRLSITETPVFAAALKRAKPVEVPIATVFRLHTKQVIAGIMVCMATFVLFYLMTVFALSWGTTALHYNRANFLVLQLIGVVFFGLTIPLSAWLAERGRRPVMFVVSALIAVFGLFMARLFSAGPHGALTMMVLGLALMGVTYGPLGTVVSELFPTSVRYTGSSLAFSMAGILGASLAPYIATWLANKYGLPFVGYYLTASAVVSFVGLLMIRETSGDDLGVTVE
- a CDS encoding YpdA family putative bacillithiol disulfide reductase produces the protein MLVRDAAKAADTFFDVLVIGAGPTGLACAIEVQKAGFTVALVDKGCICNSLFHYPSHMTFFTTPELLEIGGIPFPSPNPKPTRNEALQYYRLVAAHYKLDVRQYERVERVMGEDGEFTVRTEDRFGRTGALRARKLIVSTGYYDLPNLMCIPGESLSKVFHYYNDPHPYFDMDVVVIGGKNSSAIAALELWRSGARVTLVHRHEGMHRHVKYWIKPDIENRIKNGEIEAYFNTDVVEITQDAVVLKTREGLKSIKNDFVFAMTGYHPDFNFLESMGVRFVGPDRLPVCNAETLESNVPGIFLAGVIVAGSRTNEIFIENGRFHGGQIAQALLGK